A window of Plantibacter sp. PA-3-X8 genomic DNA:
ATCGAGACCGGCCTCGATATCTCGAACGCGAACACGATCATCATCGACCGCGCCGACAAGTACGGCCTGAGCCAGCTGCACCAGCTGCGGGGTCGTGTCGGTCGAGGCCGCGAGCGCGCCTACGCGTACTTCCTCTACGACGAGCACAAGCCGCTCTCCGAGACCGCCCACGACCGGCTCTCGACCATCGCGGCGAACAACGAGCTCGGCAGCGGCATGCAGGTCGCCCTGAAGGACCTCGAGATCCGTGGCGCCGGCAACATGCTCGGGGGCGAGCAGGCCGGCCACATCGCGGGCGTCGGCTTCGACCTCTATCTCCGCATGATCGGCGAGGCCGTGTCCACCTTCCGTGGCGACGTCGCCGAGGGGCAGACCGAGCTGCGGCTCGAACTGCCCGTCGACGCGCACATCCCCGAGGAGTACGTCGACAGCGAGCGGCTGCGGCTGGAGGCCTACCAGAAGCTGTCGGCCGCGTCCGGACCTGCGGCCAAGGACGGCCAGATCGACCTCGTGATCGACGAACTCACCGACCGATACGGCGAGCCGCCGGCGCAGGTGAGCACGCTCATCGCCGTGTCGCGGCTCCGTCAGCGTGCGCAGCGCTCGGGACTCAGCGACCTCATCGCCGTCGGACCGAACCTGCGGGTCACGCCCGCCGACCTCCCCGACTCCATCCAGACGCGGCTGCGACGCATGTATCCCGGCGCGAAGTACCTGGCCCAGACGAATACCGTCATCGTGCCGTTGCCGCGCGTCGGCGACGAACCGCTGGCCGACACCGACCTCATCGCCTGGGTGCAGCAGTTCCTGAACGCGATCTACCCGCTGCCGGAGGGCTCGACGTCGTCCTAGCGGGCAGCCGCAGATGGGCCCGCGGGACGACAGCGTCGGTACCCGCGGCCGATCCGACGGTCGTCGTCCATCCCTAGCGTGGAGGGATGAAGAAGTTCCTCCGCATCGTCCTCACCGGGATCGCAGCGCTCGTCGCGCTCGTGCTCGCCGGGCTCCTCACGACCACCATCGTCAACACCGCCGCATCGGCCTCTGAGGCCACGCGCATCGAGGAGTACGGGCAGCGGGTCGAGGTCGACGGCAAACGCATGAACGTGTCGATCACGGGGGAGGGTGATCAGACGATCGTCCTCCTGCCCGGCTTCGGCACCGGTTCGCCCGTGCTCGACTTCTCGCCGCTCGTCGGGGAGCTCTCGTCGTCGTACCGGGTGGTCGTGGTCGAGCCCTTCGGATACGGGCTGAGCGACCAGACCGACGTGCCGCGAACGACCGAGAACATCGTCTCCGAGATCCACGAGGCGGTCGCCGGGCTCGGCATCGACCGGTACGTGTTGATGGGGCACTCCATCGCGGGAATCTATGCGCTGGACTACGTCGAGCGGTTCCGCGGCGAGGTGACGGCGTTCGTCGGCATCGACAGCAGCGTGCCCGATCAGCCGGGCATGGATGCCGCGCTGCCGGTCGACGCCCTGCGTGCGGCGAAGGCACTCGGCATCACCCGGGTCGTCACGGCGCTGTCGGGCGACCCGTACCCGGATCCGCCGTACGACCAGCACACGCGTGAGCAGCTCGGGATGATCTCGCTGCGCAACACCTCGAGTGCGACGTCCTCGGACGAGATGTCGCGCATCGCGGCGAACTTCCGAGCGGCGAAGGGGAAGACCTTCCCGGCAGACCTCCCGGTGCTGCTCTTCGCCCAGCGGGACAACCCGACGGTGGCGGGGTGGCTGCCGCTCCATGAGGAGCAGGCTGCGAGCGTCGACCGAGGAGAGGTCGTGCCGCTCGACGCCGACCACTACCTGCACCACACGAAGTCCCGCGAGATCGCGGCGGACGTCGACCGCTTCCTCGCGACTCCAGGCGTCGGGTAGCCGGTCGCCGGGTCAGGCCGTCGGTCTGCGGACGGACGTATGCTGGTGCCCACGATCCCGTCGAGTCGGAGGAACCCATGGCGACCAGCATCCGGACGAAGCAGGAGCCGAAGGTGGTTGTGGCCGACACCGTGGCCCGGCTTCGACAGGCCTTCGACCGCGGCACCACCAAGCCCGTGGCCTGGCGGCTCCGCCAACTCCGTGCGCTGAAACAACTGCTCCTCGAACGCGGTGGCGAGCTCGAGCGGGCGCTGGCGACCGACCTGGGCAAGAGCGGTACCGAGGCGCAGATCACCGAGATCGGCCTCCTCGTCGGCGAGATCGATCACACGCTGAAGCACCTGAAGCGTTGGGTGCGGCCCCGACGCGTCGCGGTGCCACTCACCCTCGCCCCGGCGTCGGCATCGGTCGTGGCGGAACCGGTCGGCGTCGTCCTCGTCATCGGCCCGTGGAACTATCCGGTCCAGCTCTGCATCGGTCCCGTCATCGGGGCGCTCGCCGCGGGTGACGCCGTCCTGCTGAAGCCCAGCGAGCTCGCCCCCGCCACGAGCGCCGCACTCGCTCGTCTCCTCCCGGAGTACCTCGACGACCGTGCCGTCGCGGTGGTCGAGGGCGATGCGGAGGTCGCCAGCGCCCTCCTCGCCGAGCGGTTCGATCACATCTTCTACACGGGTGGAGCCGCCGTGGGCAAGGTCGTCGCCCGTGCCGCGGCGGAACATCTGACCCCGATCACCCTGGAACTCGGCGGGAAGTCGCCGGTGTACGTCGACGACACCGTGGACCTCGCGGACGCGGCCCGCCGGATCGTCTGGGGCAAGCTCATGAACGCCGGCCAGACCTGCGTCGCCCCCGACTACCTGCTCGCGACGCGGTCGGTCGCCGATCGGCTCGTCCCGTACCTGCGCGACGCGATCGCAGCCCTCTACGGCCCCGACCCCGCCGACAGTGCCGACTACGGCCGCATCATCTCCGACAAGCACTTCGCCCGGGTCAGCGGTCTACTCGACGGTCTCGAACCGGCTCTCGGCGGCGGGGTCGACGCCTCGGAGCGGTACATCGCCCCGACGGTCGTGAACGGCGTCGACGCTTCGGCGTCGATCATGCAGGAGGAGATCTTCGGTCCGATCCTGCCGATCCTCCACGTGTCCGGGCTCGAACAGGCCATCGCGCACATCCGGGCAGGGGAGAAGCCGCTCGCGCTCTACGTCTTTAGCGACGATCGCGCCACGCGGAAGCGGTTCACACGCGACACCTCCTCGGGCGCATTGGCGTTCGGCGTGCCGGCCGCGCACCTCCTCGTGCCGGGTCTGCCGTTCGGCGGTGTCGGGGCGAGCGGGATGGGCGCCTATCACGGCCGCCATTCCTTCGACACGTTCAGTCACGCGAAGGCGGTGTTCTCCAAACCGCTGTCCCCGGACACGCTGTCACTCGTCTACCCACCCTTCACCGAAGCGCGCGACCGGATCGCGCGACTGATCTCGAAGACCGGCAGCACCGACGACCGCCGCCCGTGGGGAGCCCGTCGGTGAGCGGCGAGCCCATCGGCGACACCTCCACTGAGCGCCTCGTCGACGCCATGCGGCAGATCCGCGACCGCTGCGTCTGGACGCAGGGCATCGACCACGACATGCTCGTGCCGTACCTCATCGAGGAGAGCTACGAGCTCGTCGAAGCGGTCGAGGCCGGGACGCGCGACGAACTCGTCGAGGAACTCGGCGACGTGCTGTGGCAGGTCGTCTTCCATGCGGAGATCGCGTCCCGTGACGCCGATGCACCGTTCGACTTCGACGACGTCGCCGAGGCCGTCACCCGCAAGATGGTCCACCGTCACCCACACGTGTTCGGCGACGAAGCAGCGCCGACCCCGGAGGACGTGGTGCGCGTGTGGAACGCTGCGAAGGCCGAGGAGAAGGCGAAGCGCAGCAGCGCGCTCGAGGGGATCCCGCAGGGGATGCCGTCGCTCGCCCTCGCCGACAAGGTGCTGGGCAGGGCCGTGCCGCTCGGGGTGGGCCCGACGGTCGACGCCGATGTCGTGGACGACGAGGACGCCCTGGGGGAGCAGCTCCTCGCCGTCGTTGCCGCAGCACGGGCGAACGGGCTCGACGCGGAACGGGCGCTCCGGGGTGCCGTCCGTCGGTTGAGCGCGCGAGTGCAGGACGCCGAGCGTCCGGTGGCGTCCCCGACGGACGGCTGAGCGAGGGGTCGCCAGGCGTCGGCTCGCGGAGCCGGTTCGCCGCCATGCCAGAATTGAGGCATGGCAGCTCCAGTGAACCCGCCGCGCGGCATGCGCGATTTCCTCCCCGCCGACAAGGCCCGTCGGGAGCACGCGCTGGGCACCATCCGTCGGGTCTTCACCGCACACGGCTTCGACGAGATCGAGACGCCCGTGGTGGAGGAGTACGACCGGCTGCACTCCGGGCTCGGCGGCGACAACGAGAAGATGGCGTTCAACATCCTCCGGCGCAAGCTCACTCCGGAGGCCATCGTGGCCGCGGCGGACAACCAGACCGAACTCACCGACCTCGGCCTGCGCTTCGACCTCACCGTGCCGCTCGCCCGGTTCTACGCGACGCACCGGGCCGAGCTCCCGCCGGTGTTCCGCTCGATCCAGATCGCTCCGGTGTGGCGCGGCGAACGGCCGCAGCAGGGCCGGTACCGCCAGTTCGTGCAGTGCGACATCGACATCATCGGAGAGTCCTCGAACCTCGCCGAGACCGAGCTCATCATCGCGACCCTCGGGGCCCTCGCGGAGCTCGGCATCACCGGCTGCAGCGTGCGGATCAACGACCGCCGACTCCTCATCGGCATGCTCGAGTCGCTGGGCTTCCCCGCCGACGAGCACGCGCAGGTGCTCATCACGATCGACAAGCTCGACAAGATCGGTCAGCAGGGGGTGGTCGCCGAACTGCGCGACCGTGGCGTCAACGCCACCGCCGTCGACGCACTCGAGGCCTTCTTCTCCCGTCCGCAGACGATGGAGTTCAACACCTTCGGCGAGCGGGCGATCCGCAAGGCGCTGCCGCTCGGTGCGGACGACGCCGTCGTCGCGGAGCTCGACGCACTCGGGAAGGCCGTCGCCGCGGCCACCTCCCTCCAGGGCCAGCCGGCCGACCCCTTCGCGAACCCGCTCGTGTTCGACCCCTTCCTGGTGCGGGGCATGGGGTACTACACCGGCGCCATCTTCGAGATCGCGCACCCCGACCTCGGGTACTCGCTCGGCGGCGGCGGTCGCTACGACGGCATGATCGGGCGTTTCCTCGGCCAGGACGTGCCGGCGGTCGGGTTCTCGATCGGCTTCGAGCGCATCGTCGACCTCATCGAGCTCCCCGCGGGCGCGGCCGCGGATGCCGTCGTGCTCGTGCACGACCGCGACGTGCCTCCCGTGACGCTCGTGGCGTTGAAGGCCAAGCTCGTCGCCCAGGGGCGTCGGGTGCGCCTCGAAGCCCGCGTGAAGAACCTCAAGGCCCTCCTCGACCGCGTGTCGGCAGCCGGCTTCGGCGCCTTCGCGTTCGTCTCGGCCGACTCGAACCTCGAGTCGCTCGAGTTCAAAGCGCTCGACTGACGATTCCCGCACCCGCTTCCCGCTCCTCGGCGCGCTTCCGAGCCGCTGCCCAGCTCGTCGGTGCAGGATGGAGCATTCGGCCGGATCCCCTCCCACGAGCGATCCGTCCGCTCTGCCCCCGATCGAAGAACTGGTTCCCCCGATGAGCGTCATGGCCCCTGCAGCGCGCCCTCGGCGCGCGCCGGAGTCGACCGGTCCCACGCGCCGCCGGGTGAGCCTCGCACGGCGCCGGGCGACCACGCTCGCGCTGGCCGTCGGTGTCCCGCTCGCCCTGCTGACGGCCGCCCACGCCCTCGTCCCCGACATCCTCGGCCTCGGACTCGTCTGGGACAACGCCCTGCCGTGG
This region includes:
- a CDS encoding alpha/beta fold hydrolase, yielding MKKFLRIVLTGIAALVALVLAGLLTTTIVNTAASASEATRIEEYGQRVEVDGKRMNVSITGEGDQTIVLLPGFGTGSPVLDFSPLVGELSSSYRVVVVEPFGYGLSDQTDVPRTTENIVSEIHEAVAGLGIDRYVLMGHSIAGIYALDYVERFRGEVTAFVGIDSSVPDQPGMDAALPVDALRAAKALGITRVVTALSGDPYPDPPYDQHTREQLGMISLRNTSSATSSDEMSRIAANFRAAKGKTFPADLPVLLFAQRDNPTVAGWLPLHEEQAASVDRGEVVPLDADHYLHHTKSREIAADVDRFLATPGVG
- a CDS encoding aldehyde dehydrogenase family protein, with protein sequence MATSIRTKQEPKVVVADTVARLRQAFDRGTTKPVAWRLRQLRALKQLLLERGGELERALATDLGKSGTEAQITEIGLLVGEIDHTLKHLKRWVRPRRVAVPLTLAPASASVVAEPVGVVLVIGPWNYPVQLCIGPVIGALAAGDAVLLKPSELAPATSAALARLLPEYLDDRAVAVVEGDAEVASALLAERFDHIFYTGGAAVGKVVARAAAEHLTPITLELGGKSPVYVDDTVDLADAARRIVWGKLMNAGQTCVAPDYLLATRSVADRLVPYLRDAIAALYGPDPADSADYGRIISDKHFARVSGLLDGLEPALGGGVDASERYIAPTVVNGVDASASIMQEEIFGPILPILHVSGLEQAIAHIRAGEKPLALYVFSDDRATRKRFTRDTSSGALAFGVPAAHLLVPGLPFGGVGASGMGAYHGRHSFDTFSHAKAVFSKPLSPDTLSLVYPPFTEARDRIARLISKTGSTDDRRPWGARR
- a CDS encoding MazG family protein encodes the protein MSGEPIGDTSTERLVDAMRQIRDRCVWTQGIDHDMLVPYLIEESYELVEAVEAGTRDELVEELGDVLWQVVFHAEIASRDADAPFDFDDVAEAVTRKMVHRHPHVFGDEAAPTPEDVVRVWNAAKAEEKAKRSSALEGIPQGMPSLALADKVLGRAVPLGVGPTVDADVVDDEDALGEQLLAVVAAARANGLDAERALRGAVRRLSARVQDAERPVASPTDG
- the hisS gene encoding histidine--tRNA ligase; the protein is MAAPVNPPRGMRDFLPADKARREHALGTIRRVFTAHGFDEIETPVVEEYDRLHSGLGGDNEKMAFNILRRKLTPEAIVAAADNQTELTDLGLRFDLTVPLARFYATHRAELPPVFRSIQIAPVWRGERPQQGRYRQFVQCDIDIIGESSNLAETELIIATLGALAELGITGCSVRINDRRLLIGMLESLGFPADEHAQVLITIDKLDKIGQQGVVAELRDRGVNATAVDALEAFFSRPQTMEFNTFGERAIRKALPLGADDAVVAELDALGKAVAAATSLQGQPADPFANPLVFDPFLVRGMGYYTGAIFEIAHPDLGYSLGGGGRYDGMIGRFLGQDVPAVGFSIGFERIVDLIELPAGAAADAVVLVHDRDVPPVTLVALKAKLVAQGRRVRLEARVKNLKALLDRVSAAGFGAFAFVSADSNLESLEFKALD